The Salinispora tropica CNB-440 genome has a window encoding:
- a CDS encoding MarR family winged helix-turn-helix transcriptional regulator, with product MAHRTIQRADSPESSRSELAGDAIRRIMQIASIIRQDQETDITRLGLTPAVARALYELDPDRPLPARELAEQLRCDRSNVTALVDRLEQAGLVERRIDPADRRQKTLVVTTVGRRMRVRVHQAMSESRPLSGLSDTEINDLRALLTKMSDRGCPEAGEVE from the coding sequence ATGGCGCATCGCACCATCCAGCGGGCGGACTCCCCGGAGAGCAGCCGGTCCGAGCTGGCCGGGGACGCCATCCGCAGGATCATGCAGATCGCCTCGATCATCCGGCAGGACCAGGAAACCGACATCACCCGGCTGGGGCTCACCCCCGCCGTGGCCCGCGCCCTGTACGAACTCGACCCAGACCGGCCGCTGCCCGCCCGCGAACTCGCCGAGCAACTGCGCTGCGACCGGTCCAACGTCACCGCTCTGGTAGACCGGTTGGAACAGGCGGGCCTGGTCGAGCGTCGGATCGACCCCGCCGACCGGCGGCAGAAGACACTCGTGGTGACCACAGTGGGGCGGCGCATGCGGGTGCGGGTCCACCAAGCGATGTCCGAATCCCGGCCCCTCTCCGGTCTCAGCGATACGGAAATCAACGACCTGCGCGCACTGCTGACCAAGATGTCCGACCGCGGCTGCCCGGAAGCCGGCGAAGTGGAGTAG
- a CDS encoding YjbQ family protein, translated as MHTEVITVQTGSRLTVRNITTEADRFVAGQGDGLLHVFVPHTTAGLALIEFGSGSDDDLRRVLNDLLPSDDRWRHRHGAPGHGRDHLLPAFLSPYATLPVCDGRLVLGAWQSLCLVDPNGDNPTRQVRFSFLPG; from the coding sequence ATGCATACCGAGGTGATAACAGTGCAGACCGGCTCGCGCCTCACCGTCCGGAACATCACCACCGAGGCGGACCGGTTCGTGGCCGGACAGGGGGACGGCCTGCTGCACGTCTTCGTGCCCCACACCACCGCCGGGCTCGCGCTCATCGAGTTCGGTTCTGGGTCCGACGACGATCTACGCCGGGTGCTCAACGACCTGCTGCCCTCCGACGACCGGTGGCGACACCGGCACGGGGCCCCCGGCCATGGGCGGGACCATCTGTTGCCCGCCTTCCTGTCGCCGTACGCGACGCTTCCGGTGTGTGACGGGCGGCTCGTGCTCGGCGCCTGGCAGTCGCTGTGCCTGGTTGACCCGAACGGAGACAACCCGACACGCCAGGTCCGCTTCTCGTTCCTGCCCGGCTGA
- the aceE gene encoding pyruvate dehydrogenase (acetyl-transferring), homodimeric type, with the protein MATERKRPVISAGLPSQLPDIDPDETGEWVESLDGVVDERGTKRARYVMLRLLERARERQVGVPSLTTTDYINTIAPEREPWFPGDEHVERRIRAYIRWNAAVLVHRAQRPDIGVGGHISTFASSASLYEVGFNHFFRGKDHPGGGDHLFYQGHASPGMYARAFLEGRLSEHQLDGFRQELSHPGGGLPSYPHPRLMPDFWEFPTVSMGLGGVNAIYQARFNRYLHHRGIKDTSDQHVWAFLGDGEMDEPETLGAIGTAAREELDNLTFVINCNLQRLDGPVRGNGKVMQELEAFFRGAGWNVVKVVWGREWDPLLARDTDGALVNLMNTTPDGDYQTYKAESGAYIREHFFGRDPRTRKMVEHLSDDEIWNLKRGGHDYRKLYAAYKAAVEHTGQPTVILAKTIKGWTLGSHFEGRNATHQMKKLTLDDLKTFRDRLYLDIPDKALEENPYLPPYYRPEAKSDEIEYLHERRRQLGGYLPSRRPGTKRLTIPGPESFADVKRGSGKQKVATTMAFNRLLKDLMKDREFGQRWVPIIPDEARTFGMDSLFPTRKIYSPHGQRYTSVDRELFLSYKEATGGQILHEGINEVGSVASFTAAGSAYATHNEPMIPMYIFYSMFGFQRTADGLWAAADQMARGFLLGATAGRTTLNGEGLQHEDGHSLLIAATNPAVVAYDPAFAFEIAHIVENGLHRMYGEAQENVFYYLTVYNEPIVQPAEPAEVDVEGILKGIYRYSPAPQVDGPPAQLLASGTGLQWALKAQDLLARDWGVAASVWSVTSWTELRRDAVQAEEHNLLNPTGEQQVPYVAAKLADADGPKVAVSDWMRAVPDLISRWVPGDYTSLGTCGFGMSDTRHALRRYFHVDAESIVVATLRQLALRGAVPAGVPAEAAKKYAIDDVGAAPVGETGGDS; encoded by the coding sequence GTGGCCACGGAACGCAAGCGCCCGGTGATCAGTGCCGGTCTGCCGAGCCAGCTTCCGGATATCGACCCCGACGAGACCGGCGAATGGGTCGAGTCGCTCGACGGTGTTGTCGACGAGCGCGGGACGAAACGCGCCCGCTACGTCATGCTGCGCCTGCTGGAACGAGCCCGCGAGCGTCAGGTCGGGGTGCCATCCCTGACCACCACGGACTACATCAACACCATCGCACCCGAGCGGGAGCCCTGGTTCCCCGGCGACGAACACGTCGAGCGGCGCATCCGGGCCTACATCCGGTGGAACGCCGCGGTGCTGGTACACCGGGCCCAGCGGCCGGACATCGGCGTCGGTGGACACATCTCGACGTTCGCCAGCTCGGCCTCGCTCTACGAGGTCGGCTTCAACCACTTCTTCCGGGGTAAGGACCACCCGGGCGGCGGCGACCACCTCTTCTACCAGGGGCACGCCTCCCCCGGCATGTACGCGCGGGCGTTTCTCGAGGGGCGGCTCAGCGAGCACCAGCTCGACGGGTTCCGCCAGGAGCTGTCCCACCCCGGTGGCGGGCTGCCGTCGTACCCGCACCCCCGGCTGATGCCGGACTTCTGGGAGTTCCCCACCGTCTCGATGGGCCTCGGCGGCGTCAACGCCATCTACCAGGCCCGGTTCAACCGCTACCTGCACCACCGCGGCATCAAGGACACCTCCGACCAGCACGTGTGGGCGTTCCTCGGTGACGGCGAGATGGACGAGCCGGAGACACTGGGCGCGATCGGGACGGCCGCCCGGGAGGAGCTGGACAACCTCACCTTCGTCATCAACTGCAACCTGCAACGCCTGGACGGACCGGTCCGCGGCAACGGCAAGGTCATGCAGGAGCTGGAGGCGTTCTTCCGGGGTGCCGGCTGGAACGTCGTCAAGGTCGTCTGGGGCCGCGAGTGGGACCCACTGCTCGCCCGGGACACCGACGGCGCCCTGGTCAACCTGATGAACACCACGCCCGACGGTGACTACCAGACCTACAAGGCGGAGTCCGGGGCATACATCCGGGAGCACTTCTTCGGCCGTGACCCGCGGACCCGCAAGATGGTCGAGCACCTCAGCGACGACGAGATCTGGAACCTGAAGCGGGGTGGCCACGACTACCGGAAGCTCTACGCGGCGTACAAGGCGGCGGTGGAGCACACCGGGCAGCCGACGGTGATCCTGGCCAAGACCATCAAGGGTTGGACGCTCGGCTCGCACTTCGAGGGGCGCAACGCCACCCACCAGATGAAGAAGCTGACGCTGGATGATCTGAAGACCTTCCGCGACCGGCTCTACCTGGACATCCCGGACAAGGCGCTGGAAGAGAACCCCTACCTGCCGCCGTACTACCGGCCGGAGGCGAAGTCCGACGAGATCGAGTACCTACACGAGCGCCGCCGGCAGCTCGGCGGCTACCTGCCGTCCCGACGGCCCGGTACGAAGCGGCTGACCATCCCCGGTCCAGAGAGCTTCGCCGATGTCAAGCGCGGTTCCGGTAAGCAGAAGGTGGCCACCACGATGGCCTTCAACCGCCTGCTCAAGGACCTGATGAAGGACCGCGAGTTTGGCCAGCGCTGGGTTCCGATCATCCCGGACGAGGCCCGCACCTTCGGTATGGACTCGCTCTTCCCGACACGGAAGATCTACTCGCCGCACGGCCAGCGCTACACCTCGGTTGACCGGGAGCTGTTCCTGTCGTACAAGGAGGCGACGGGCGGGCAGATCCTGCACGAGGGCATCAACGAGGTCGGCTCGGTCGCCTCCTTCACCGCGGCCGGCTCCGCGTACGCCACACACAACGAGCCGATGATCCCGATGTACATCTTCTACTCGATGTTCGGGTTCCAGCGGACCGCGGACGGGCTCTGGGCGGCGGCCGACCAGATGGCCCGGGGCTTCCTGCTCGGCGCGACCGCCGGACGGACCACGCTCAACGGCGAGGGCCTCCAGCACGAGGACGGTCATTCGCTGTTGATCGCCGCCACCAACCCGGCGGTGGTCGCCTACGACCCGGCGTTCGCCTTCGAGATCGCGCACATTGTGGAGAACGGCCTGCACCGTATGTACGGCGAGGCGCAGGAGAACGTCTTCTACTACCTGACGGTCTACAACGAGCCGATCGTGCAGCCGGCGGAGCCGGCAGAGGTCGACGTCGAGGGCATCCTGAAGGGCATCTACCGGTACTCGCCGGCGCCCCAGGTGGACGGCCCGCCGGCACAGCTTCTCGCCTCCGGCACCGGCCTGCAGTGGGCGCTCAAGGCGCAGGACCTGCTTGCCCGCGACTGGGGGGTGGCCGCCAGCGTCTGGTCCGTGACCTCCTGGACCGAGTTGCGCCGCGACGCGGTCCAGGCGGAGGAGCACAACCTGCTCAACCCGACCGGGGAGCAGCAGGTTCCGTACGTGGCGGCCAAGCTGGCCGACGCCGACGGGCCGAAGGTCGCGGTCAGCGACTGGATGCGCGCGGTGCCGGATCTGATTTCCCGCTGGGTGCCCGGCGACTACACCTCACTCGGCACCTGCGGCTTCGGTATGTCGGACACCCGGCACGCGCTGCGTCGATACTTCCACGTGGACGCGGAGTCAATCGTGGTCGCGACGTTGCGGCAGCTCGCTCTCCGCGGCGCGGTACCGGCGGGGGTTCCCGCCGAGGCGGCCAAGAAGTACGCCATCGACGACGTCGGGGCCGCCCCGGTCGGTGAGACCGGCGGCGACAGCTGA
- a CDS encoding SRPBCC family protein produces the protein MILVERSSHVTAPIEAVWGVVQRAEQLPAWLAGVRAAEVLSGEGFGRRQRVQAGRGAAHEAEVIAYQEPTLIGWRERAKGAGARAEARTEIYVQLTADEAEGGTVVRLIVVRWPAGPVKAALLRLGLRRVGADLEDSLARLTDLAAVG, from the coding sequence ATGATCCTCGTGGAACGCAGCTCGCACGTAACCGCGCCGATCGAAGCGGTCTGGGGTGTCGTGCAGCGGGCTGAACAGCTACCGGCCTGGCTGGCCGGGGTCCGTGCGGCGGAAGTGCTCTCCGGGGAGGGCTTCGGTCGGCGGCAGCGGGTCCAGGCGGGGCGCGGCGCGGCACATGAGGCCGAGGTGATCGCCTACCAGGAGCCGACCCTGATCGGCTGGCGAGAACGCGCCAAGGGCGCCGGTGCCCGAGCGGAGGCGCGCACCGAGATCTACGTCCAGCTCACCGCGGACGAGGCGGAGGGCGGGACGGTCGTGCGGCTGATCGTCGTACGCTGGCCGGCCGGCCCGGTCAAAGCCGCCCTGCTCCGGCTCGGTCTACGTCGGGTCGGCGCCGACCTGGAGGACTCGCTCGCCCGGCTGACCGACCTGGCCGCCGTCGGCTGA
- the gltX gene encoding glutamate--tRNA ligase, with translation MRFAPSPTGMFHVGGARSALQNWIFAKQQGGVFVLRVEDTDAARNKPEWTEGILAALEWIGIARGSYEGPYFQSSYATEHRAAASRLHEGGRAYYCDCTREVVQARTGSPHTGYDGFCRDRNLGPGAGRALRFRTPDEGATVVVDLIRGEPTFDNRLIEDFVIARSDGSPVFLLANVVDDMTMGITHVIRAEEHLPNTPKQQLLWDALGVKPPVWAHVPVVVNEKRQKLSKRRDKVALEAYRDEGYLADAMCNYLMLLGWAPSGDREIVPWPVIEEEFRLEEVNPSSAFFDEKKLRAFNGEYIRALPIAEFIAGCQPWLTGTATIAPPPWQPDEFDAEAFAAVAPLAQTRIAVLSEIVPNVDFLFLDSPLIDEGAWAKAMKEGAGDLLDAVIAAFTALPSWDADSTKSTLEAVGAEHGLKLGKAQAPVRVAVTGRRVGLPLFESLEVLGRERTLTRLRAARLRLP, from the coding sequence GTGCGCTTCGCCCCCTCCCCGACCGGAATGTTCCACGTCGGCGGTGCCCGCTCTGCCCTGCAGAACTGGATCTTCGCCAAGCAGCAGGGCGGGGTGTTCGTACTCCGGGTCGAGGACACGGACGCGGCCCGCAACAAGCCCGAGTGGACCGAGGGAATCCTGGCGGCGCTGGAGTGGATCGGCATCGCGCGCGGTAGCTACGAAGGGCCCTACTTCCAGTCCTCGTACGCGACCGAGCACCGCGCCGCCGCCAGCCGGCTACACGAGGGCGGGCGCGCGTACTACTGCGACTGCACCCGTGAGGTGGTGCAGGCCCGTACCGGCTCGCCACACACCGGCTACGACGGCTTCTGCCGGGACCGGAACCTGGGGCCGGGTGCCGGCCGCGCCCTACGCTTCCGGACCCCGGACGAGGGTGCGACCGTGGTGGTCGACCTGATCCGCGGTGAGCCCACCTTCGACAATCGGCTGATCGAGGACTTCGTGATCGCCCGAAGCGACGGCTCACCGGTCTTCCTGCTCGCCAACGTGGTTGACGACATGACGATGGGGATCACCCACGTCATCCGGGCCGAGGAGCACCTACCCAACACCCCGAAGCAACAGCTGCTCTGGGACGCACTCGGCGTCAAGCCACCGGTCTGGGCGCACGTCCCGGTCGTCGTCAACGAGAAGCGGCAGAAGCTGTCCAAGCGCCGCGACAAGGTCGCCCTGGAGGCGTACCGCGACGAGGGCTATCTGGCCGACGCGATGTGCAACTACCTGATGCTGCTCGGTTGGGCCCCGTCCGGCGACCGGGAGATCGTGCCCTGGCCGGTCATCGAGGAGGAGTTCCGACTGGAGGAGGTGAACCCCTCCTCGGCCTTCTTCGACGAGAAGAAGCTACGCGCGTTCAACGGTGAGTACATCCGAGCGCTGCCGATCGCCGAGTTCATCGCGGGATGCCAGCCGTGGTTGACCGGTACCGCGACGATCGCACCTCCGCCGTGGCAGCCGGACGAGTTCGACGCCGAGGCGTTCGCGGCGGTGGCACCGCTGGCACAGACCCGCATCGCCGTCCTCAGCGAGATCGTGCCCAACGTGGACTTCCTCTTCCTCGACTCGCCGCTGATCGACGAGGGAGCGTGGGCCAAGGCGATGAAGGAGGGCGCCGGCGACCTGCTCGACGCGGTGATCGCCGCCTTCACCGCGCTGCCTTCGTGGGACGCGGACTCAACCAAGTCGACACTGGAGGCAGTCGGTGCGGAGCACGGCCTGAAGCTGGGCAAGGCTCAGGCACCCGTCCGGGTAGCGGTGACCGGCCGCCGGGTCGGTCTCCCCCTCTTCGAGTCCCTCGAGGTCCTGGGCCGCGAGCGCACCCTGACCCGCCTACGGGCTGCCCGCCTCCGTCTCCCCTGA